One region of Camelina sativa cultivar DH55 chromosome 6, Cs, whole genome shotgun sequence genomic DNA includes:
- the LOC104790360 gene encoding iron-sulfur cluster assembly protein 2-like translates to MMMMLRQTAKKAFLGLRSPTACPLGGGGVGRRLYHENVIDHFENPRNVGSFNRDDPDVGTGLVGSPSYGDLMSLFFRRFRMDQWQNDRGCFDYQERANR, encoded by the exons atgatgatgatgctgaggCAAACCGCGAAAAAGGCTTTTCTAGGGCTAAGGAGTCCGACGGCGTGTCCACTAGGAGGCGGAGGGGTTGGGCGTCGATTGTACCACGAGAATGTAATCGACCACTTTGAAAACCCTCGGAATGTTGGGTCCTTCAACAGGGATGACCCTGACGTTGGCACTGGATTGGTAGGATCTCCTTCCTACGGAGACCTCATGAGCCTCTTTTTCCGTCG CTTCCGAATGGATCAATGGCAAAACGATAGAGGATGTTTTGACTATCAAGAACGC
- the LOC104790357 gene encoding B2 protein, whose protein sequence is MDSFWQLGDELRGQTRATEDHKWSTVATKLAEQTRMKGERMNNLDLSKGYTEFRPNNDNKFSFQDSNNNLNFNMLNLDAKFGDPMIMGKASSMQGNVYNMNTALQKNDFKSGGNNAKINKYSGNVVANKEMSNNNKHSNNSNDNGNMMNLAVDKRFKTLPASETLPRNEVLGGYIFVCNNDTMQEDMKRHLFGLPPRYRDSVRAITPGLPLFLYNYTTHQLHGIFEATTFGGTNIDATAWEDKKCKGESRFPAQVRIRVRKICKALEEDSFRPVLHHYDGPKFRLELSVPETLDLLDLCEQAGSA, encoded by the exons ATGGACAGTTTCTGGCAATTGGGTGATGAGTTACGAGGTCAGACGAGAGCAACAGAGGATCACAAATGGTCCACTGTTGCAACGAAGCTAGCTGAGCAAACTAGGATGAAAGGGGAGAGGATGAACAATCTTGATCTTTCCAAAGGTTACACTGAGTTCAGGCCTAATAATGACAACAAGTTTAGTTTCCAGGACAGCAACAACAATCTTAACTTCAACATGTTGAACTTGGATGCCAAATTTGGTGATCCCATGATCATGGGGAAGGCTTCTTCGATGCAAGGGAATGTTTACAATATGAATACTGCTCTCCAGAAGAATGATTTCAAAAGTGGAGGTAACAACGCTAAAATCAACAAGTATAGTGGTAATGTTGTTGCTAACAAGGAGatgagcaacaacaacaaacacagcAACAACAGTAATGATAATGGGAATATGATGAATTTGGCTGTTGACAAGAGGTTTAAAACCTTGCCTGCTTCTGAGACGCTTCCGAGGAACGAAGTTCTTGGTGGTTACATCTTTGTTTGCAACAATGATACCATGCAGGAGGATATGAAACGTCACCTCTTTG GTTTACCTCCAAGATACAGAGACTCTGTTCGAGCAATAACACCTGGATTGCCCCTGTTTCTTTACAACTACACCACTCACCAGCTTCATGGCATCTTTGAG GCAACAACTTTTGGAGGTACTAATATTGATGCTACTGCTTGGGAAGACAAAAAGTGCAAAGGAGAGTCAAGGTTCCCGGCTCAG GTGAGGATCAGAGTGAGGAAAATCTGCAAAGCCTTGGAAGAGGACTCCTTCAGGCCAGTTCTTCACCACTATGATGGTCCTAAATTCCGCCTTGAGCTCTCTGTTCCTGAG ACATTGGATCTGCTAGACCTCTGCGAACAAGCCGGTTCTGCATAA
- the LOC104790358 gene encoding transcription and mRNA export factor SUS1-like encodes MKHSVNRPPTPDKDDAAEGFEKDEVTLREIINVKLVESGEKENLMELVRDRLVECGWKDEMRIACREHVKKKGRKDVTVDELIRVITPKGRASVPDSVKAELLNRIQNFIVSAALCV; translated from the exons AT GAAACACTCGGTGAACCGGCCTCCGACACCTGATAAAGACGATGCAGCTGAAGGATTCGAGAAAGACGAGGTCACGCTTCGTGAAATCATTAACGTCAAG TTGGTGGAGAGTGGAGAGAAGGAGAATCTAATGGAGCTTGTGAGAGATAGATTGGTCGAGTGTGGTTGGAAAGATGAGATGAGAATTGCTTGCAG GGAGCATGTtaagaagaaagggagaaaaGATGTTACAGTTGATGAACTGATCCGAGTGATCACTCCAAAAGGCAGAG CTTCAGTACCAGATTCCGTGAAGGCAGAGCTGTTGAACAGAATTCAAAACTTCATTGTATCAGCTGCTCTTTGTGTGTGA